Proteins encoded together in one Camelina sativa cultivar DH55 chromosome 9, Cs, whole genome shotgun sequence window:
- the LOC109126350 gene encoding LOB domain-containing protein 24-like — MLQQLPDQTRAEAVESLCFEAKCRVDDPVYGCVGIIHLLQTQIQNAQNELAKTQAEVAVAQTKLSQTQNSDF, encoded by the exons ATGCTTCAG CAACTTCCTGATCAGACGAGAGCTGAAGCAGTGGAGTCTTTGTGCTTTGAAGCAAAATGCAGAGTAGATGATCCTGTTTATGGATGTGTTGGCATTATTCATTTACTTCAAACTCAAATTCAGAATGCTCAGAATGAATTAGCCAAAACTCAAGCTGAGGTTGCTGTTGCTCAAACCAAACTTAGCCAAACTCAAAATTCTGACTTCTGA
- the LOC104710464 gene encoding glyceraldehyde-3-phosphate dehydrogenase GAPA1, chloroplastic isoform X1, with the protein MASVAFSLPKPSLQGFTEFSGLRSSSASLPFGKKLSSDEFVSIVSFQTSAMGSSGGYRKGVTEAKLKVAINGFGRIGRNFLRCWHGRKDSPLDIIAINDTGGVKQASHLLKYDSTLGIFDADVKPSGETAISVDGKIIQVVSNRNPSLLPWKELGIDIVIEGTGVFVDREGAGKHIEAGAKKVIITAPGKGDIPTYVVGVNADAYSHDEPIISNASCTTNCLAPFVKVLDQKFGIIKGTMTTTHSYTGDQRLLDASHRDLRRARAAALNIVPTSTGAAKAVALVLPNLKGKLNGIALRVPTPNVSVVDLVVQVSKKTFAEEVNAAFRDSAEKELKGILDVCDEPLVSVDFRCSDYSTTIDSSLTMVMGDDMVKVIAWYDNEWGYSQRVVDLADIVANKWK; encoded by the exons ATGGCTTCGGTTGCTTTCTCTCTACCCAAACCATCTCTTCAG ggTTTCACTGAATTCTCAGGATTACGAAGCTCCTCTGCTTCTCTTCCCTTCGGCAAGAAACTTTCTTCCGATGAGTTCGTTTCCATCGTATCCTTCCAGACTTCTGCA ATGGGAAGCAGTGGTGGATACAGGAAAGGTGTGACTGAGGCCAAGCTTAAGGTGGCCATCAATGGATTCGGTAGGATCGGGAGAAACTTCTTGAGATGCTGGCATGGTCGCAAGGACTCTCCTCTTGATATCATTGCCATCAATGACACTGGTGGCGTCAAGCAAGCCTCGCATCTCCTTAAATACGACTCTACTCTCGGTATCTTTGATGCTGATGTCAAACCTTCTGGAGAGACTGCAATCTCTGTTGATGGCAAGATCATCCAAGTTGTGTCTAACCGAAACCCGTCTCTTCTCCCCTGGAA GGAGTTGGGAATTGACATTGTGATCGAAGGAACCGGAGTGTTTGTCGATAGAGAAGGTGCAGGGAAACACATTGAAGCTGGAGCAAAGAAGGTTATCATTACCGCTCCAGGCAAAGGAGATATTCCAACTTACGTTGTTGGTGTCAATGCAGATGCTTACAGTCATGATGAACCTATCATCAGCAATGCATCTTGCACTACTAACTGTCTTGCTCCCTTTGTCAAAGTTCTTGACCAGAAATTTG GTATCATAAAGGGTACAATGACAACAACTCACTCTTACACCGGTGACCAGAGGTTGCTAGACGCGAGTCACCGTGATCTAAGGAGAGCAAGAGCAGCTGCTTTAAACATTGTTCCCACATCTACAGGAGCAGCTAAAGCTGTGGCACTCGTGCTCCCTAACCTCAAAGGAAAACTCAACGGGATCGCTCTTCGTGTACCAACACCAAACGTATCAGTGGTTGATCTCGTTGTGCAGGTCTCAAAGAAGACTTTTGCTGAGGAAGTTAACGCTGCTTTCAGAGACTCCGCTGAGAAAGAGCTTAAAGGTATACTCGATGTCTGCGATGAGCCACTTGTGTCCGTTGACTTCAGATGCTCTGATTATTCTACAACCATTGATTCATCACTCACTATGGTTATGGGAGATGACATGGTTAAGGTGATTGCTTGGTATGATAATGAATGGGGTTACTCACAGAGAGTTGTTGACTTGGCTGACATTGTTGCCAACAAATGGAAGTGA
- the LOC104710464 gene encoding glyceraldehyde-3-phosphate dehydrogenase A, chloroplastic isoform X2, translated as MVARTLLLISLPSMTLVASSKPRISLNTTLLSVSLMLMSNLLERLQSLLMARSSKLCLTETRLFSPGSKELGIDIVIEGTGVFVDREGAGKHIEAGAKKVIITAPGKGDIPTYVVGVNADAYSHDEPIISNASCTTNCLAPFVKVLDQKFGIIKGTMTTTHSYTGDQRLLDASHRDLRRARAAALNIVPTSTGAAKAVALVLPNLKGKLNGIALRVPTPNVSVVDLVVQVSKKTFAEEVNAAFRDSAEKELKGILDVCDEPLVSVDFRCSDYSTTIDSSLTMVMGDDMVKVIAWYDNEWGYSQRVVDLADIVANKWK; from the exons ATGGTCGCAAGGACTCTCCTCTTGATATCATTGCCATCAATGACACTGGTGGCGTCAAGCAAGCCTCGCATCTCCTTAAATACGACTCTACTCTCGGTATCTTTGATGCTGATGTCAAACCTTCTGGAGAGACTGCAATCTCTGTTGATGGCAAGATCATCCAAGTTGTGTCTAACCGAAACCCGTCTCTTCTCCCCTGGAAGTAA GGAGTTGGGAATTGACATTGTGATCGAAGGAACCGGAGTGTTTGTCGATAGAGAAGGTGCAGGGAAACACATTGAAGCTGGAGCAAAGAAGGTTATCATTACCGCTCCAGGCAAAGGAGATATTCCAACTTACGTTGTTGGTGTCAATGCAGATGCTTACAGTCATGATGAACCTATCATCAGCAATGCATCTTGCACTACTAACTGTCTTGCTCCCTTTGTCAAAGTTCTTGACCAGAAATTTG GTATCATAAAGGGTACAATGACAACAACTCACTCTTACACCGGTGACCAGAGGTTGCTAGACGCGAGTCACCGTGATCTAAGGAGAGCAAGAGCAGCTGCTTTAAACATTGTTCCCACATCTACAGGAGCAGCTAAAGCTGTGGCACTCGTGCTCCCTAACCTCAAAGGAAAACTCAACGGGATCGCTCTTCGTGTACCAACACCAAACGTATCAGTGGTTGATCTCGTTGTGCAGGTCTCAAAGAAGACTTTTGCTGAGGAAGTTAACGCTGCTTTCAGAGACTCCGCTGAGAAAGAGCTTAAAGGTATACTCGATGTCTGCGATGAGCCACTTGTGTCCGTTGACTTCAGATGCTCTGATTATTCTACAACCATTGATTCATCACTCACTATGGTTATGGGAGATGACATGGTTAAGGTGATTGCTTGGTATGATAATGAATGGGGTTACTCACAGAGAGTTGTTGACTTGGCTGACATTGTTGCCAACAAATGGAAGTGA
- the LOC104710465 gene encoding WD repeat-containing protein LWD2-like yields MVTTSSDQIQDGSDEQSKRSEIYTYEAPWQIYAMNWSIRRDKKYRLAITSLIEQYPNRVEIVQLDESNGEIRSDPNLCFEHPYPPTKTSFIPDKECQRPDLLATSSDFLRLWRISDSDDESRVELKSCLNSDKNSEFSGPITSFDWNEAEPRRIGTSSIDTTCTIWDIEREVVDTQLIAHDKEVYDIAWGGVGVFASVSEDGSVRVFDLRDKEHSTIIYESSGEPSTPLVRLSWNKQDPRYMATVIMGSAKVVVLDIRFPALPVVELQRHQASVNAIAWAPHSSSHICTAGDDSQALIWDISSMGQHVEGGLDPILAYTAGAEVEQLQWSSSQPDWVAIAFSNKLQILRV; encoded by the coding sequence ATGGTAACAACGAGCAGCGATCAAATCCAAGATGGTTCCGATGAGCAATCGAAAAGATCGGAGATTTACACATACGAAGCACCATGGCAGATCTACGCAATGAACTGGAGCATTCGTCGAGACAAGAAGTATCGACTCGCAATCACAAGCCTCATCGAGCAATATCCGAATCGCGTCGAGATTGTTCAGCTAGACGAATCAAATGGTGAGATCCGATCGGATCCGAATCTTTGCTTCGAGCATCCGTACCCGCCAACCAAAACCAGTTTCATCCCCGATAAAGAGTGTCAAAGACCCGATCTTTTAGCTACTTCCAGTGATTTCCTTCGTCTATGGCGAATCTCTGACTCTGATGATGAGTCTCGTGTTGAGCTCAAGTCTTGTCTCAATAGTGATAAGAATAGTGAGTTTAGTGGTCCGATTACTTCTTTTGATTGGAATGAAGCTGAGCCTAGACGAATTGGTACTTCTAGTATTGATACCACTTGCACGATTTGGGATATAGAGCGTGAAGTTGTTGATACGCAGCTTATTGCTCATGATAAAGAGGTTTACGATATTGCTTGGGGTGGAGTTGGTGTTTTTGCCTCTGTCTCTGAAGATGGCTCTGTGAGAGTGTTCGATCTTCGTGACAAGGAGCATTCCACGATTATCTATGAGAGTAGTGGTGAGCCTAGTACTCCTTTGGTGCGTCTTAGTTGGAACAAGCAGGATCCGAGGTACATGGCTACTGTCATCATGGGCAGTGCTAAAGTTGTGGTCTTGGATATTCGGTTTCCGGCTCTTCCTGTCGTGGAGCTTCAGCGCCATCAGGCTAGTGTCAATGCTATTGCTTGGGCTCCTCATAGCTCCTCCCATATCTGCACTGCTGGTGATGATTCTCAGGCCTTGATTTGGGATATCTCTTCTATGGGACAGCATGTTGAAGGTGGTTTGGATCCCATTCTAGCTTACACTGCTGGTGCTGAGGTTGAACAGCTGCAATGGTCATCTTCTCAGCCTGATTGGGTTGCTATTGCCTTCTCTAACAAGCTGCAGATTCTCAGGGTCTGA
- the LOC104710466 gene encoding pentatricopeptide repeat-containing protein At3g26630, chloroplastic: protein MAAPSPSSPPNLLSPPPPFRSLEASYFLRTCSSFSQLKQIHTRVIKHNLANDQLLVRQLISVSSSFGETQYASLVFNQLQSPSTFTWNLMIRSLSVNHKPREALLLFILMLTHHRSQFDKFTFPFVIKACLASSSSLRLGTQVHGLAIKAGFFYDVFFQNTLMDLYFKCGKPNCGRKVFDKMPGRSIVSWTTMLYGLVSNSQLDSAEIVFNQMPTRNVVSWTAMITAYVKNRRPDEAFQLFRRMQVDDHVKPNEYTIVNLLQASTQLGSLSMGRWVHDYAHKNGFVVDCFLGTALIDMYSKCGSLQDARKVFDVMQSKKSLATWNSMITSLGVHGCGEEALSLFQDMEEEASVEPDAITFVGVLSACANTGNVKEGLKYFTWMIQVYGISPIPEHYACMIQLLEKALEVYEVSDLVDDSMDSYLNYNSSFGNEYTDQVNERHETPSQHQIMFSKWDTGRF, encoded by the coding sequence ATGGCGGCTCCGTCGCCGTCTTCTCCACCAAACCTCCtctctcctccaccaccattcCGATCTCTCGAAGCTTCTTACTTTCTCCGAACCTGTTCAAGTTTCTCTCAATTGAAACAAATCCACACCAGAGTCATCAAACACAATCTCGCAAACGATCAGTTACTAGTTCGTCAGCTTATaagtgtttcttcttcattcGGAGAAACCCAATACGCTTCTCTCGTCTTCAATCAACTTCAATCTCCTTCTACGTTTACTTGGAACCTTATGATACGTTCCCTCTCTGTTAATCACAAGCCTCgtgaagctcttcttctattCATCCTTATGCTCACTCATCATCGCTCTCAGTTTGATAAATTCACTTTCCCTTTTGTTATCAAAGCTTGTCTcgcctcttcttcgtctcttcgTTTAGGTACCCAAGTCCATGGTTTAGCTATTAAAGCTGGTTTTTTTTATGATGTGTTCTTCCAGAACACTCTCATGGATCTTTACTTTAAATGTGGGAAACCAAATTGTGGACGTAAGGTGTTTGATAAAATGCCTGGGAGAAGTATTGTTTCATGGACTACTATGCTTTATGGTCTTGTTTCCAATTCTCAGTTAGATTCAGCTGAGATTGTATTCAATCAGATGCCAACGAGGAACGTTGTTTCATGGACTGCAATGATCACTGCTTATGTTAAGAACCGTAGACCTGATGAGGCGTTTCAGCTCTTTAGGAGAATGCAAGTTGATGATCATGTTAAGCCTAATGAGTATACGATTGTTAATTTGTTGCAAGCTTCTACTCAGCTTGGGAGCTTGTCTATGGGAAGATGGGTTCATGACTATGCTCACAAAAACGGTTTTGTGGTTGATTGTTTCCTTGGAACTGCTTTGATTGATATGTATAGCAAATGTGGAAGTTTGCAGGACGCGAGGAAAGTCTTTGATGTGATGCAGAGTAAGAAGAGTTTAGCGACTTGGAATTCGATGATTACTAGTTTGGGTGTACATGGATGTGGAGAAGAGGCTTTGTCTCTGTTTCAAGAtatggaagaagaagcaagtgtAGAGCCAGATGCTATCACTTTCGTTGGTGTTTTATCCGCTTGTGCTAATACAGGTAATGTAAAGGAGGGTTTGAAGTACTTCACATGGATGATCCAAGTTTACGGTATCTCACCTATTCCGGAACATTATGCTTGTATGATCCAACTGTTGGAGAAAGCCCTCGAAGTATATGAAGTTTCAGACTTGGTTGATGATTCTATGGATTCTTATCTAAACTACAATTCTTCATTTGGTAATGAATACACGGATCAAGTGAATGAACGACACGAAACTCCGAGCCAGCATCAGATTATGTTCTCCAAGTGGGATACAGGCCGATTTTGA
- the LOC104710467 gene encoding LOB domain-containing protein 24-like — MNPKRCAACKYLRRRCPKDCIFAPYFPPNDPAKFACIHRIYGAGNVSKMLQQLPEQTRAEAVESLCFEAKCRVDDPVYGCVGIIHLLQTQIQNAQNELAKTQAEVAVAQTNLSQTQNSDF; from the exons ATGAATCCAAAAAGATGTGCTGCCTGCAAATATCTGAGAAGAAGATGTCCAAAAGATTGCATTTTCGCACCTTATTTCCCTCCAAACGATCCTGCAAAATTTGCATGTATCCACAGAATCTATGGTGCTGGAAATGTTTCCAAAATGCTTCag CAACTTCCTGAACAGACAAGAGCTGAAGCAGTGGAGTCTTTGTGCTTTGAAGCAAAATGCAGAGTAGATGATCCTGTTTATGGATGTGTTGGCATTATTCATTTACTTCAAACTCAAATTCAGAATGCTCAGAATGAATTAGCCAAAACTCAAGCTGAGGTTGCTGTTGCTCAAACCAACCTTAGCCAAACCCAAAATTCTGACTTCTGA
- the LOC104710471 gene encoding probable magnesium transporter NIPA8, with protein MGEWVIGAFINIFGSVAINFGTNLLKLGHNERERLALQDNGGGKMPLKPIIHFQTWRVGILVFLLGNCLNFISFGYAAQSLLAALGSIQFVSNIAFAYVVLNKMVTVKVLVATAFIVLGNVFLVAFGNHQSPVFTPEQLAEKYSNVTFLVYCGILIIIVVVHHFLYRKGEVLLSMPGQEISSYWKMLLPFSYAVVSGAIGSCSVLFAKSLSNLLRLAMSSSYQLHSWFTYSMLLLFLSTAGFWMTRLNEGLSLYDAILIVPMFQIAWTFFSICTGFIYFQEFQVFDALRTTMFILGMMCVFLGISLLAPDDTRGNETKDTSSSLDSIVSSSLPTEEDRLIPQSSEDGHSKDTRVVVHGMYMKAADLIAKTKTACLAALGFGEDSINASAILVMPMVSSKITGFRGNGLERAKILSMRGSGWSKLAMEEEGKRMLEKTVSSKA; from the exons atggGAGAATGGGTCATCGGAGCTTTCATCAACATTTTTGGAAGTGTTGCTATTAATTTCGGCACAAACCTTCTCAAATTGGGACATAATGAG AGAGAAAGGTTAGCTCTACAAGATAATGGCGGAGGGAAGATGCCATTGAAGCCAATTATACATTTTCAGACATGGAGAGTTG GGATCCTAGTCTTTCTTCTTGGGAATTGCCTCAATTTCATTTCGTTTGGTTATGCTGCTCAG TCCCTTCTAGCAGCTCTTGGATCCATTCAATTTGTATCCAACATAGCATTTGCTTATGTTGTATTGAACAAAATGGTGACTGTCAA AGTACTCGTTGCTACAGCCTTTATAGTTCTTGGAAACGTTTTCCTTGTAGCTTTTGGTAATCACCAGTCACCAG TTTTCACACCCGAACAGTTGGCAGAGAAATATAGCAATGTAACGTTCTTGGTCTACTGTGGGATTTTGATTATAATAGTAGTCGTGCACCATTTCCTCTATAG GAAGGGAGAAGTTTTACTTTCTATGCCTGGACAAGAAATTAGCTCGTATTGGAAAATGCTGCTTCCTTTCTCATATGCTGTGGTCTCGGGTGCTATAGGATCATGTTCGGTTTTATTTGCCAAGTCACT CTCAAACTTGCTGAGATTGGCCATGTCTAGTAGCTATCAATTGCACAGCTGGTTCACATACTCTAtgcttcttttatttcttagtACAGCCGGATTCTGG ATGACAAGATTGAATGAAGGATTGTCTCTGTATGATGCAATTCTCATAGTTCCTATGTTTCAGATTGCTTGGACTTTCTTCTCCATCTGTACAGGATTCATCTACTTTCAAGAGTTTCAG GTTTTTGATGCGCTAAGAACAACAATGTTCATATTAGGAATGATGTGTGTATTCTTAGGCATTTCTTTACTAGCACCTGATGATACAAGAGGCAACGAGACAAAAGATACTTCATCATCTCTCGACTCTATCGTGTCCTCGAGCCTACCAACTGAAGAGGACAG GTTGATACCACAATCATCTGAAGATGGACATAGCAAAGACACAAGAGTAGTTGTACATGGAATGTATATGAAAGCAGCTGATCTAATTGCCAAGACAAAG ACTGCTTGTTTAGCAGCATTGGGCTTTGGCGAAGACTCTATAAATGCATCTGCGATTCTAGTGATGCCAATGGTATCTTCGAAGATTACAGGGTTTAGAGGAAATGGACTCGAACGGGCTAAGATTTTGTCCATGAGAGGATCAGGATGGAGCAAACTAgccatggaagaagaaggaaaaagaatgCTTGAAAAGACTGTCTCTTCAAAGGCTTAA